The Stenotrophomonas indicatrix DNA segment GCTGCTGTGTGGCCGCCTGGCGTTGTTGTCCGGCGATGTTCAGCTGCATGTGCATTGGCTGGAGCGTGAACATGTGCAGCGCATTCGCCTGTTGCGGGTCTGGACCAGCGCTTCCGCTGCCAGCGGCGCGCAGCTGCTGTCAATGGCAGTGTTGGCAGGCTGAACACGGTCATGCAGCTTTCAGGCCCCGTTTGCGTGCAGATGGTAGGGTCCAAGGTCTCTGTAGTTTCGACAAGGAGTCGAGCCATGCGTGTAGTTTTCAGTCTGTTGGCTGCCTCCCTCGGCCTTGCGCTGAGCGCCTGTCAGCCGGCGCAGACGCCGGCCGCCAGTGGCCCAGGCGATGCGGTCGCAACGCCGACACCGGCACCTGTGGCTGCCGCTGTTGATGGCGGCGGCAACGCAACCCTCTATCGCTGCGGCGATCTCGATGTGCGCGCGACCTTCAACGGTGAGGACGCAGCGACGGTTGTGATCGGCGAGCGCAGTTTCGCGATGTCCTCCGAGCGTGCGGCCTCCGGTGCGAAGTATGCCGACGGCAAGGGCAACAGCTTATGGACCCGTGGTAGTGACGAAGCGCTGCTCAGCCTGAAGGGCGAGGCGGACCGTGAGTGTGGTGCGGTGGAAGCGACCGAGGGCGATGGCAGTGCCGGCAACGCAGCGTTCCGTGCCACTGGCAACGAGCCGGGTTGGCTGGCCGTCGTCGATGGTGATGCACCGGGCCTGCAGGTGGACGTCGACTATGGCGAGCGCCGCTTCACCGTCGCCAAGCCGACCGAGGGCGCGGATGGTTGGGTCGGCAAGGCGGCCGATGGCACCGACATCAAGCTGAGCTTCCAGCGCACCACCTGCCAGGACGACATGAGTGGTGAGGCGTTCGAGGCCAAGGCCATGCTGACCGTGGGCCCGCGCCAGTACCACGGCTGCGGCAACTTCGGCGGCAAGTAAGAAAAAGGGGACGGAGGGGATTACGTCGTTTGTGCCATGAACGACGTAATCCCCTCCGTCCCCTTTTTTGCGTCAGCCCTCGCAGGGCTTGATGTCCAGCTCGAACGCAAGGTCGTAGCGACCATTGATGCCGATCAGTGTTTCGCGGATCGCGCAGTTGTTCTGGTGGCGGTCCACCAGGTCGGCGAAGATCTTCTCGCGACCCTCGCAGTACGTCGCGCTGGCCTCTTCCAGTTCCCGACGGCGCTCGTCGTCGTAGGGCTCTTCGCCGGCGAAATGCTGGCACGTGTTCTCGCGGGCGAGAAATGCCTGCACGTCGTCGGGCATCTGACAGTAGATGCGTATGTCTTCGATGTCGTACACGTCGTTGGACACCACGCAGCCAGCGGCAGCACGGGCCTGTTCCAGTTCCTCGTAGCTCGAGGGCAGGCTGGCAGCGGAGGGCTCCTCGGCCGGTTCCTGCACGGCCGCGGGCGAAGCCGCTGCCGGTGCGATGGGGGCCACCGGATCGACTGCTGCGGCCTCTGGCGTGGCATCACCAGCGTCGTTGTCCGCTGCTTGCGGCGAGCACGCCGCAAGCAGGGACAGGCAGGCGATCAGTGCCGCGCGCTTAGTCGGCACGGCCGGCAAATTCGCCGGTGGCGGTGCTCACCAGCACGCGCTCGCCGTTGACGATGTACTCCGGCACCATGATCTCGATGCCGGTGTTGAGCTTGGCCGGCTTCGGGCGCTTGGTGGCGGTGCCGCCCTTCAGTTCCGGCGGCGTCTCGATCACTTCCAGCACCACCGAGGCCGGCAGCTGTATGGCCACTGGCTGCTCGTCGATCACCTGCACGTAGATGCCGGTAAGGCCGTCGGTGATGTAGCCGGCGTCATCGCCGATCACGTCCGCGTCCAGGGTGTAGGGGGTGTAGTCCTCGTCATCGAGGAACACGAACGCATCGCCGTCCTTGTACGAGTAGGTGGACTGGCGGCGCAGCAGTTCGACTTCAACCAGGTTGTCGTCGGCATCGAAGCTGGCATCGAGCTTGTTGCCGCCCGGCACGCTGTACATGATGAAGCGGAAGCGGACGTTGCCGCCGCGACCCTGCGGCGAGCTGCGCTCGATGTCGCGGATCTGGTAGACGCCGTTGTTGAACTCGACGACGTTGCCCTTCTTGATGTCGTTGGCTTTCATGATGATGTTGGTCGTTGGGGGAGGGCGCCGTCCCGGCGCCCGGGGGGAATCACTTCGGAGCGAGCCGGGTGGCGCCGTCCAGGCGGATGGTCTCGCCGTTGATGTAGGTGTTGCCGAGGATGTGGCCGACCAGGCTGGCGAAGTCTTCCGGCTTGCCCAGGCGCGACGGGAACGGGATCGACGCGGCCAGCGATGCCTGCACGGCTTCGGGCATGCCATCGACCATCGGCGTCCAGAACACGCCCGGCGCGATGGTGTTGACGCGGATGCCGAAGCGCGAAAGTTCGCGGGCCATCGGCAGGGTCATCGCCACCACGCCGCCCTTGGAGGCGGAGTAGGCGGCCTGGCCGATCTGCCCTTCGTAGGCGGCAACGCTGGCGGTGTTGATGATGACGCCACGCTCGCCGTCCACGCCGGCCTCGTTGTGCTGCATGCGGTTGGCCGCGGCCTTGGCGACATTGAAGCTGCCGACCAGGTTGACCATCACCGTGCCCTGGAACCCGGCCAGCGGCATCGGGCCTTCCTTGCCCAGCACGCGGCCAGCGCCGAGGATGCCGGCGCAGTTCATGGCGACATTCAGGCCGCCGAGGAAGTCGCAGGCCTGGTCGATGGCGGCCGACACGGATGCTTCATCACTGACGTTGACATTGAAATAGCGGGCGTTGTCCTGCCCCAGGCCGGCAACGGCGGCCGCGCCCTTGGCGTCGTTGAGGTCGAACAGGGCGACCTTGCCGCCCTGGGCAACCAGGTGCTGGGCCACGGCCAGGCCGAGGCCGGAGACGCCGCCAGTGATCACGGCACGTACGGAAGACAGCTGCATTGCACGGTCCTGCAGGTTCAAGAACCGCCGATTCTAACGGAAGCGGCAGCAGCCGCCGTTGTGCACTGCGCCGCCGGCCTCAGCCCAGTTCGCGGGCGCGGCGCAGGCGGCGCTCGAAGTCCGCGGCGGGCAGGCCGTGGGCGAACAGGAAGCCCTGGCCGACGGTCACCCCCAGGTCGAGCAGGCATTGTCGTTGCGCCTCGGTTTCCACGCCTTCGGCGACCACGCCCAGGCCGAGGCTGCGGGCAATCGCGCAGACCGCCTCGCACACCGCCACGTCCGAGCGGTTGCGGGGAATGCCTTCAACGAACAGCTGGCTCAGTTTCAGCCCATGGATGGGCAGCCGGCGCAGGTAGTTCAGGGCGCTGTAGCCTTCGCCGAAGTCGTCGATGGTCAGCATCACCCCCATCTCGCGCAGGCGGGCGAAAGTGCGCAGGGTGTCCGGCGCGTCTTCGATCAGCACCCGCTCGGTGAACTCCAGTTCCAGCACGCTGCCAGGCAGGCCGAACTCATCCAGCACCTGCCGCACCCAGCGCGCGAGATCCTCACCGACGAACTGCCGCCAGGAAACATTGACGGCCACCCGCACCAGGCCGAGCCCGTCGTCCTGCCATTGCCGTACCTGCCGGCAGGCTTCGCGCAGCGCCCATTGACCGATGCGCACGATGTCGCCGGTGTGCTCGGCGTGGCGGATGAACAGGTCCGGGCGCATCGGCCCCAGCTGGATGTTGTGCCAGCGCATCAACGCCTCGCAGGCGATGGTGGCGCCGCTGCGCAGGTTGACCTGTGGCTGGTAGACCAGGTGGAACTCGTCGCCATCGAGTGCCTTGTGCAGCCGGCTCTCGATCTGCAGGCGGTCATGCTGGCGCTGTGCCAGTTCCGGGGAGAACACCTGCCAGCCGTTGCGGGTGCGTCGCTTGCACTCGTACATCGCCGTGTCGGCGTTCTGGATCAGCTGCTGCGGCCGGTTGCCATCGCGCGGTGCGCGGGCGATGCCGATGCTGGCGGTGACCGGGAACTCGTCGCTGCCCAGCTGGAACGGTGCCGAGAAGACCGCGGTGATGCGCTCGGCCAGCTGTTCGGCCTGGTCGGGCTGGTCACGCAGGTCACAGATCACTAGGAACTCGTCGCCGCCAAAGCGGGCAAGCAGGCCCTCGGTGCCGATCGCGGTGGCGATGCGCCGGGTCGCTTCGATCAACAGTTCATCACCGGCGTTGTGCCCTAGCAGGTCGTTGACCACCTTGAAGCGGTCCAGGTCGATGTACAGCACCGCCACGCGGTCGTGGCTGGGGCTGTCCATGCGCACGCCGAGGTCGCTCAGCACCGCATCGCGGTTCATGATGCCGGTCAGCGGGTCGGTGCGGGCCTGCACGCGCAGGGTTTCCTCGGCCTGCTTGCGCTCGGTGATGTCCTGCACGGTGCCGGTGATGCGTGCGGCATCGACATCGCCGGCCGAGACCTCGCCGATCATCCGGATCCAGAACGAGTGGCCATCGCGGCGCTGGCCCTGCAGCTCCAGGCCGAAGCTGCTGCGGTGTTCGATGGTGTCGGCCAGCGCCTGCTGCAGGGCGGCGCGGTCGTCGCTGCGCAGGCAGTCCAGCAGATCCGGCATGTCCTCAAGATCGGCCGGTTGGCCGACGATGCGCCGCGCCTCGTCGGTGAGGTACAGGCGCTGCAGGCCACGATCCCACTCCCAGCCGCCGATGTGGGCCAGTGACTGAGCGCGCGCGAACAGGGTGTTGTTGCGCTTCAGTTCGGTGATGTCACTGAACATTGCATAGACATGGTCGGCCTGGTCGCAGCCGTTGCCGAACACCGGCACGTTGGTGGCGGCCAACCACAACATGCGTCCGCGCGGGCGGTGGTACAGGCCGATGATGGTGCTGCGGATCATCCGTCCGGCCTGGAAACAGCGGCTGGTCGGCCACTGTGACTTGGTCAACGGGTGGCCGTGTTCGTCGACGATGATCCACGCTTCTGGATCGAGCATCGAATTCAAGCCCACGCCACCACCGGTAAGGCCGAGGATGCGGTGCGCTGCGGGGTTGGCGGACAGAACGCGTAGATCACGGTCGAACAGGATCACGCCCTTGTCGATCGACTCCATCAACAGGCGATAGCGCGACTCGGCGCGCCAGCGTCCACTCAGGTCGCGGGCGACGGCGACGATGCAGGGCTGGCCTCGGTCCTGGAAGCCGGCCGAATGCACCTCTACCGGAAAGCGACTGCCATCGCCGCGCATGTTGGTCACTTCGATGACGTAGGTGTCGCCGCGGTTCAGCGCTTCCCACACCGGTTGCAGGTGGTCGCTGGGCAGGTCCGGGTTGAGCAGTTCAATCGGCTGGCCGACGATGTCCTCGCGCGGGCGGTCGTAGGCGACGATGCCGGCACGGTTGACGTCCAGCACCACGCCTTCGGCGCTGAGGATGCTGACCGGATCGGGTACGGCGTCGAACAACGCGGCATAGCGGGCCTGGGTATCCAGTTCGCGCTGTCGTGTGTCGGCCAGCGCCTGTCTCGCCTGGCGCAGCAGCTTGGCCTGGGCCGGCGATGGAGAAGCGGCCAACGCCGCGTCCAGAGCGGCCAGCGCGTCGTCGGTTGCGGCGGAAGCATCGCCGGTGGCCGGACGGTCGCGCGGGCCGCTGTCGTTCATGTCGCCGCCAGCGCCTGCCCGACGCGGCTTGCGGTGGCACGGCCGAGCAACCCGGCCAGCCAGCGGCCGGTCTCGGCCAGCGACGGCAGGTCGACCCCGCACTCCAGGCCCAGGCCCTGCAGCAGGTACACCACGTCCTCGCTGGCCACGTTGCCGCTGGCGCCCTTCGCGTACGGGCAGCCGCCGGCACCGGACACCGCACTGTCGACCACGCGCACGCCTTCTTCCAGGCAGGCCGCGATGTTGGCGATGGCCTGGCCATAGGTATCGTGGAAGTGTACGGCCAGTGCGCTCATCGGGATCTCGGCAGCCACCGACTGCAGCATCGCGCGGGCCTTGCGCGGGGTACCGACGCCGATGGTGTCGCCCAGCGAGATTTCGTAACACCCCATTTGATGCAGGGCACGGGCCACACGCACAACGTCGGCCAGCGGCACCTCGCCCTGGTACGGGCAGCCGAGCACGGTGGAGACGTAACCACGCACGCGCACACCATCAGCCGCCGCACGGCGCAGGATCGGCTCGAAGCGGGCCAGCGACTCATCGATGCCGGCGTTGGTGTTGGTGCGGTTGAAGGCTTCCGATGCAGCCGTGAACACCGCGATTTCCTGCACGCCGACCGCGCGCGCACGGTCGTAGCCCTGCTCGTTCGGCACCAGTACCGGATAGGCGATGCCCGGGCGGCGCTGGATGCCGGCATAGACCTCGGCCGCGTCGGCCAACTGCGGGACCCAGCGCGGGCTGACGAAGCTGGTCGCCTCGATGGTGCGCAGGCCGGTGGCCGACAGGCGATCGATCAGGGCGATCTTGTCGGCGGTGGCCACGGCCTGCTTCTCGTTCTGCAGCCCATCGCGGGGGCCGACTTCGACGATGCGGACGAAATCGCTCATCGCGGCACCCCCACGGCAGGCGGGGCGGGACGGGCAGGGCGGATGGGATCGACTGGGGTCACGGCGGTTCCTGGGAAACGGGGGCGGCCCGGTCTTCGCCAGGCTGCCAGATGAGATACGCAGGCGGGTCGCACAAGCGGCCACGCATGCGCCTGGTGGCGACGCAGGGGTCTACCCGGGCAGGTGGCAGACCGCCTCGATGTTGTTGCCGTCGGGGTCGATCACGAAGGCGGCGTAATAGTCCGGGTGGTACCAGGGACGCAGGCCGGGCGCACCATTGTCGCGCCCCCCTGCGGCCAGCGCTGCGGCGTGGAAGGCATCAACCTGGGCGCGTTCGCCGCAGACGAAGGCCACGTGCGCGCCCTGGCTGAGCGGCGTTGCATTGCCCAGCCAGAAGAACGGCTTGCCGTGGTTGCCGAAACCCACGTGGTCGTGGGCGCCGGTCTGTTCGGCGCTGACCTCCATCACCACGCCGATCTGCAACGGCGCCAGCACCTGCAGGAAGAAGGCCCTGCTGCGCGGCAGGTCGCTGCTGTTCAAGCCGATATGGTCCAGCATGTCAGGCCTCCGTGACCCAGTGCGGCGCGCGTTTGTCGAGGAAAGCGCCCAGGCCTTCCTGGCCTTCGGCCGATACCCGCAGGCGGGCGATCAGGGCGGCATTGTCGCGGTCCAGGCTGTCGCGGTCATTGGCGTCGCGCACCTGCCGGACCAGCAGCTTGGCCGAAGCCGAGGCGATCGGTCCGGCCTTGTCGAGCAAAGCCAGCTGTCGCTGCACCGCCTCGTCCAGGCGTTCGGGCTCCACCAGCTGGTGGATCAGGCCGATACGCAGGGCGGTGTCGGCGTCGAAGTGCTCGCCGGTGGCGAACCAGCGGCGGGACTGACGGCTGCCGATGGCCTCGATCACATAGGGCGAGATCACTGCCGGCAACAGGCCCAGGCGGCTTTCGGTGAGGCCGAAGCGGGCGGCGCTGGTGGCGATGGCGATATCGCAGCAGGCCACCAGGCCGACGCCACCACCAAAGGCGGCGCCGTGGACACGGGCGAGGGTGGGCTTGGGCAGCTCGTCCAGGGTGCGCATCAGCCGGGCCAGGGCCAGGGCGTCGTCACGGTTGTCGGCCTCGCTGGCCGAGGCCATGCCGCGCATCCACTGCATGTCGGCACCGGCGGAGAAGGAGGCGCCGTGGCCGGCCACCACCACCGTGCGCACGCTGTCATCGCGGCCG contains these protein-coding regions:
- a CDS encoding MliC family protein produces the protein MRVVFSLLAASLGLALSACQPAQTPAASGPGDAVATPTPAPVAAAVDGGGNATLYRCGDLDVRATFNGEDAATVVIGERSFAMSSERAASGAKYADGKGNSLWTRGSDEALLSLKGEADRECGAVEATEGDGSAGNAAFRATGNEPGWLAVVDGDAPGLQVDVDYGERRFTVAKPTEGADGWVGKAADGTDIKLSFQRTTCQDDMSGEAFEAKAMLTVGPRQYHGCGNFGGK
- the yeiP gene encoding elongation factor P-like protein YeiP, whose translation is MKANDIKKGNVVEFNNGVYQIRDIERSSPQGRGGNVRFRFIMYSVPGGNKLDASFDADDNLVEVELLRRQSTYSYKDGDAFVFLDDEDYTPYTLDADVIGDDAGYITDGLTGIYVQVIDEQPVAIQLPASVVLEVIETPPELKGGTATKRPKPAKLNTGIEIMVPEYIVNGERVLVSTATGEFAGRAD
- a CDS encoding SDR family NAD(P)-dependent oxidoreductase, giving the protein MQLSSVRAVITGGVSGLGLAVAQHLVAQGGKVALFDLNDAKGAAAVAGLGQDNARYFNVNVSDEASVSAAIDQACDFLGGLNVAMNCAGILGAGRVLGKEGPMPLAGFQGTVMVNLVGSFNVAKAAANRMQHNEAGVDGERGVIINTASVAAYEGQIGQAAYSASKGGVVAMTLPMARELSRFGIRVNTIAPGVFWTPMVDGMPEAVQASLAASIPFPSRLGKPEDFASLVGHILGNTYINGETIRLDGATRLAPK
- a CDS encoding EAL domain-containing protein; the protein is MNDSGPRDRPATGDASAATDDALAALDAALAASPSPAQAKLLRQARQALADTRQRELDTQARYAALFDAVPDPVSILSAEGVVLDVNRAGIVAYDRPREDIVGQPIELLNPDLPSDHLQPVWEALNRGDTYVIEVTNMRGDGSRFPVEVHSAGFQDRGQPCIVAVARDLSGRWRAESRYRLLMESIDKGVILFDRDLRVLSANPAAHRILGLTGGGVGLNSMLDPEAWIIVDEHGHPLTKSQWPTSRCFQAGRMIRSTIIGLYHRPRGRMLWLAATNVPVFGNGCDQADHVYAMFSDITELKRNNTLFARAQSLAHIGGWEWDRGLQRLYLTDEARRIVGQPADLEDMPDLLDCLRSDDRAALQQALADTIEHRSSFGLELQGQRRDGHSFWIRMIGEVSAGDVDAARITGTVQDITERKQAEETLRVQARTDPLTGIMNRDAVLSDLGVRMDSPSHDRVAVLYIDLDRFKVVNDLLGHNAGDELLIEATRRIATAIGTEGLLARFGGDEFLVICDLRDQPDQAEQLAERITAVFSAPFQLGSDEFPVTASIGIARAPRDGNRPQQLIQNADTAMYECKRRTRNGWQVFSPELAQRQHDRLQIESRLHKALDGDEFHLVYQPQVNLRSGATIACEALMRWHNIQLGPMRPDLFIRHAEHTGDIVRIGQWALREACRQVRQWQDDGLGLVRVAVNVSWRQFVGEDLARWVRQVLDEFGLPGSVLELEFTERVLIEDAPDTLRTFARLREMGVMLTIDDFGEGYSALNYLRRLPIHGLKLSQLFVEGIPRNRSDVAVCEAVCAIARSLGLGVVAEGVETEAQRQCLLDLGVTVGQGFLFAHGLPAADFERRLRRARELG
- a CDS encoding hydroxymethylglutaryl-CoA lyase; protein product: MSDFVRIVEVGPRDGLQNEKQAVATADKIALIDRLSATGLRTIEATSFVSPRWVPQLADAAEVYAGIQRRPGIAYPVLVPNEQGYDRARAVGVQEIAVFTAASEAFNRTNTNAGIDESLARFEPILRRAAADGVRVRGYVSTVLGCPYQGEVPLADVVRVARALHQMGCYEISLGDTIGVGTPRKARAMLQSVAAEIPMSALAVHFHDTYGQAIANIAACLEEGVRVVDSAVSGAGGCPYAKGASGNVASEDVVYLLQGLGLECGVDLPSLAETGRWLAGLLGRATASRVGQALAAT
- a CDS encoding VOC family protein yields the protein MLDHIGLNSSDLPRSRAFFLQVLAPLQIGVVMEVSAEQTGAHDHVGFGNHGKPFFWLGNATPLSQGAHVAFVCGERAQVDAFHAAALAAGGRDNGAPGLRPWYHPDYYAAFVIDPDGNNIEAVCHLPG
- a CDS encoding enoyl-CoA hydratase-related protein, whose protein sequence is MNDALQIERNGAVLTLWLNRPELHNAFDAGLIARLTAALEAAGRDDSVRTVVVAGHGASFSAGADMQWMRGMASASEADNRDDALALARLMRTLDELPKPTLARVHGAAFGGGVGLVACCDIAIATSAARFGLTESRLGLLPAVISPYVIEAIGSRQSRRWFATGEHFDADTALRIGLIHQLVEPERLDEAVQRQLALLDKAGPIASASAKLLVRQVRDANDRDSLDRDNAALIARLRVSAEGQEGLGAFLDKRAPHWVTEA